A stretch of the Zeugodacus cucurbitae isolate PBARC_wt_2022May chromosome 6, idZeuCucr1.2, whole genome shotgun sequence genome encodes the following:
- the LOC105216881 gene encoding PTB domain-containing adapter protein ced-6 yields MSQLMFWNKQNNNNNIKNQSNDNNKNNNNGATEDAKKDKRNWLHTPDALVNGHVVYLVKFFGNLPVEQAKGIEVVKDAIRKLQFAQEMKKAETGTQEKCKKVEITISVDGVAVQEPRTQKILHQFPLHNISYCADEKGVKKFFSFIAKSVKPLDGGINGTNTGSSNGVSSSNGSNSTGGSNAEETHECFVFISNKLASDITLTIGQAFDLAYKKYINTVEKTDLGKAHQQNAELEKSLAIYKSRLRELSLKLPKSELDSMLFKMGIKDILELPAAENGALTNGNATKANMLEDKLLIDTNSTHSMKSSSGSSSSFVPIVPPRNNLPSQIIHKSNSQKMEELLLNSDSDSDFDPRADECVDGGSNSNGGGVGGGGNGKNISNDLFGFEPTQSYGQQLFTNQNNNMNNNNDSKSVNNNHNGINLSLSSVSVGNNGNSLSNNNFTNDLTPPLLAPPPKVAAPRRSTSVTNSITSTNNNNNITVTNGNTDLFGSDPFEINNGPSIFKSKLMSVDDFTLESLDPLRK; encoded by the exons ATGTCGCAGTTGATGTTTTGGAAtaaacagaacaacaacaataacataaagaatCAATCAaacgataataataaaaacaataataacggtGCTACCGAAGATGCGAAAAAGGACAAACGCAATTGGTTGCACACGCCCGATGCGCTCGTGAATGGCCATGTCGTCTATCTAGTCAAG TTCTTTGGTAATTTGCCTGTGGAGCAGGCCAAAGGCATTGAAGTGGTCAAAGATGCCATACGTAAGCTGCAGTTCGCACAGGAGATGAAGAAAGCCGAAACTGGCACGCAGGAAAAGTGTAAAAAAGTCGAAATCACCATCAGCGTGGACGGTGTTGCTGTACAAGAGCCACGTACGCAGAAGATCCTTCATCAGTTCCCGCTGCACAACATTTCGTATTGTGCTGACGAGAAGGGTGTGAAAAAGTTCTTTAGTTTTATTGCCAAATCAGTTAAGCCACTGGATGGCGGCATTAATGGCACCAACACTGGCAGCAGCAATGGTGTGAGTAGCTCCAACGGCAGCAACAGCACCGGCGGCAGTAACGCCGAGGAGACACATGAGTGCTTCGTATTCATTTCGAATAAGTTGGCGTCGGACATTACGCTGACCATAGGACAGGCGTTCGACTTGGCTTACAA AAAGTACATCAACACCGTTGAGAAGACAGATCTGGGCAAAGCGCATCAGCAGAATGCCGAATTGGAAAAGTCGCTCGCCATTTACAAGAGTCGACTGCGCGAGTTATCGTTGAAGCTGCCAAAATCCGAACTGGATTCGATGCTTTTCAAAATGGGCATCAAAGATATACTGGAACTGCCGGCTGCTGAAAATGGAGCTCTAACCAACGGCAACGCCACCAAAGCGAACA tgCTTGAAGATAAACTGTTGATTGACACGAATTCAACGCATTCGATGAAATCATCGTCGGGATCGTCGTCATCCTTTGTGCCAATCGTGCCGCCACGCAACAATCTGCCAAGCCAAATCATACACAAATCGAATAGCCAAAAAATGGAGGAGCTGCTGCTTAACTCCGATTCGGATAGTGACTTTGATCCGCGTGCCGATGAGTGCGTCGACggtggcagcaacagcaacggcgGTGGCGTTGGCGGTGGCGGTAACGGCAAGAACATTAGCAATGATCTGTTCGGCTTTGAGCCAACCCAATCGTATGGCCAACAATTGTTTACCAATCAGAATAACAACATGAACAACAATAACGATAGCAAATCGGtgaacaacaaccacaatggcATTAATTTGAGTTTGAGCAGCGTCAGTGTCGGCAACAACGGCAATAgtttaagcaacaacaatttcacaaACGATCTAACACCGCCATTAC TGGCACCTCCACCTAAAGTGGCCGCACCTAGACGCAGTACATCGGTCACGAACAGCATCACaagcacaaacaacaataataatataaccgTGACCAACGGCAATACAGATTTATTCGGCTCGGATCCATTCGAAATAAATAATGGACCCAGTATTTTCAAG AGCAAGCTGATGAGCGTAGATGACTTCAC